Proteins co-encoded in one Leptospiraceae bacterium genomic window:
- a CDS encoding MFS transporter, translating to MEVKERVSFKELFGWCMFDFANSSYTTVIISVIYCDVFSRLVVPAGTNPDNPYQEGNLLWGIALFISYMLVVVTGPILGAITDFSARKKKFLLGSFLGCISATALLWFVSEPGFGSIGLAFFLIVASNFFFASGENIASSFLPFLGPKDDLGKISGYAWGIGYFGGVASVAIVSGLGEITTENFQALRMVGPYTAAFFLIAGLPTFLFLKEYGAAVKKPPGKSYVRIGFDTVVRTLRDIAKFKDMQIYLLSLFFSMAALGVVISFAFIYGAQEIHIENKHRQAMFILIQISAALGAVAFGFLQDRMGAKKTFNVTLVIWIICLMAIHQVVNITSLLNSTLSVGISVQWMFVIITSLAGMGLGSTQSSSRAIVGMFAPESKTGEFFGLWGLSGKLAAALGIFSVSLLQTMFSLRNSFIAIAVFFIISLGINFFVDEERGIATARNYKD from the coding sequence ATGGAAGTAAAAGAAAGGGTTTCCTTCAAGGAACTTTTCGGGTGGTGTATGTTTGATTTTGCAAACTCCTCCTACACAACGGTAATTATTAGTGTAATCTATTGCGATGTATTCAGTCGTCTTGTCGTTCCAGCAGGGACTAATCCTGATAATCCTTATCAGGAAGGAAATCTACTTTGGGGTATTGCTCTTTTTATTTCTTATATGCTAGTGGTAGTTACAGGACCTATTCTTGGGGCAATCACAGATTTTTCCGCTCGTAAGAAAAAATTCTTATTAGGAAGTTTTCTAGGATGTATCAGTGCAACGGCACTTCTCTGGTTTGTTTCTGAGCCAGGCTTTGGTTCTATCGGTCTTGCATTCTTCTTAATCGTTGCATCTAATTTCTTTTTTGCTTCAGGAGAAAATATTGCTTCTAGCTTTCTTCCCTTTCTTGGACCAAAAGATGATTTAGGAAAGATTTCCGGTTATGCTTGGGGGATTGGATATTTTGGTGGTGTAGCAAGTGTCGCAATTGTGTCTGGATTGGGTGAGATCACAACAGAAAATTTCCAAGCTCTACGGATGGTTGGACCTTATACCGCAGCTTTCTTTTTAATAGCAGGACTTCCTACTTTTTTATTCTTAAAAGAATACGGTGCAGCCGTTAAAAAGCCACCAGGAAAATCCTATGTTCGAATCGGATTTGATACTGTGGTTAGAACGTTAAGAGATATTGCAAAATTTAAAGATATGCAGATTTATCTACTCTCTCTTTTCTTTTCGATGGCAGCCCTTGGCGTAGTAATTAGCTTTGCTTTCATCTATGGAGCACAAGAAATTCATATCGAAAATAAACACCGCCAAGCCATGTTCATCTTGATTCAAATTTCAGCAGCATTAGGAGCAGTAGCATTTGGATTCTTACAAGACAGGATGGGTGCAAAGAAAACGTTTAACGTTACTCTTGTCATTTGGATTATTTGTCTAATGGCGATTCACCAGGTTGTCAATATTACAAGTTTACTGAATTCAACTTTGTCTGTAGGAATTTCGGTTCAGTGGATGTTTGTGATTATTACTTCTCTTGCAGGAATGGGGCTTGGGTCTACTCAGAGTTCTAGTCGTGCCATTGTGGGAATGTTTGCTCCTGAATCTAAAACGGGGGAGTTTTTCGGATTATGGGGATTATCCGGTAAACTCGCAGCAGCACTTGGAATATTCTCTGTCTCTCTTCTTCAGACAATGTTTAGCCTTCGAAATTCTTTTATTGCCATTGCAGTCTTCTTTATTATTTCTTTAGGAATAAACTTTTTTGTCGATGAAGAAAGAGGAATCGCCACAGCGAGAAACTATAAGGATTAA
- a CDS encoding DUF3332 family protein has protein sequence MTKNIKRLTLLLLITLFTFTSTANCFGKFALTRKAYAFNETLGGEGFFGKTLRTVVAYVYFIFPVYVVLFSDALVFNLIEYWTDNNLIGLNEFDKDGIYVKNFQKDSDSLTLTYLNFGKRLNIELVNKEHIEKFVVLRSLPGKIFKDNKGKLEEVSVVSKEVGSKMIFQILTKGKLESSKVVEAEDFKTLEKKYLGEFY, from the coding sequence ATGACCAAGAACATTAAACGGCTAACGTTATTATTACTCATCACTCTTTTTACATTCACATCCACTGCAAATTGTTTCGGTAAATTTGCATTGACCCGAAAGGCATATGCATTCAATGAAACGTTAGGCGGCGAAGGTTTCTTTGGAAAAACACTCAGAACTGTAGTTGCTTATGTTTATTTTATATTTCCTGTCTATGTCGTATTATTCTCTGATGCACTCGTATTTAACTTAATCGAATACTGGACGGATAATAATTTAATTGGACTCAATGAATTCGATAAAGATGGAATCTATGTAAAGAATTTCCAAAAAGACAGTGATTCATTGACTCTTACTTATCTGAATTTTGGAAAACGCTTGAACATAGAACTCGTAAATAAAGAGCATATTGAAAAGTTTGTAGTTCTTCGCTCTCTACCGGGTAAGATTTTCAAAGATAATAAAGGCAAATTGGAAGAAGTAAGTGTAGTCTCTAAAGAAGTTGGCTCTAAGATGATCTTTCAAATTTTGACTAAAGGAAAGCTAGAATCTTCCAAAGTAGTCGAAGCAGAAGATTTTAAAACACTTGAAAAGAAATATCTTGGTGAGTTTTATTAA
- a CDS encoding DUF3332 family protein: MNKLFKKLTLLLLIVGVSLTSFANCFGKFALTRKVYGLNEGLMGNDWAGKIVKTILMYVYFFIPIIAGIVWFIDVVILNLIEFWTDSNPLGLNEYNKEGKYVKSFQKEGESLKLTYLNFGQKLVIDVSKNGKSDQFVVLRSEPGKFFKETDDKLEEITVDSKNIGSKMILRMATKGKLESSKVIEVKDYKQLEQKYAGEIY, from the coding sequence ATGAATAAATTGTTTAAAAAACTTACTCTATTACTTTTAATTGTAGGAGTGAGCTTGACTTCGTTTGCAAATTGCTTTGGAAAATTTGCGTTAACTAGAAAAGTCTATGGATTAAATGAAGGGCTTATGGGAAATGATTGGGCAGGTAAGATTGTTAAAACAATTCTTATGTATGTTTATTTCTTTATTCCAATCATTGCAGGTATCGTTTGGTTTATTGACGTAGTTATCTTGAACTTGATTGAATTCTGGACAGATTCAAATCCACTCGGACTAAACGAATACAATAAAGAAGGCAAATATGTAAAGAGTTTCCAAAAAGAAGGAGAGTCATTAAAACTAACCTACCTAAACTTTGGACAAAAACTTGTAATCGATGTTTCCAAAAACGGAAAATCAGATCAGTTTGTGGTTCTTAGATCTGAGCCAGGAAAATTCTTTAAAGAAACAGATGATAAGCTAGAAGAGATTACAGTCGATTCTAAAAACATTGGTTCTAAAATGATTTTACGTATGGCAACAAAAGGCAAGTTAGAATCATCCAAAGTAATCGAAGTAAAAGATTACAAACAACTAGAACAAAAATACGCTGGCGAAATTTACTAA